In Spodoptera frugiperda isolate SF20-4 chromosome 4, AGI-APGP_CSIRO_Sfru_2.0, whole genome shotgun sequence, a single window of DNA contains:
- the LOC118272331 gene encoding chromobox protein homolog 1-like isoform X2, producing the protein MRKISKSRTDDDVVSSTNGSVVNEEHSTDAERQADPDEKEPESESTDNVEINESVTTSSIKESSKKGKAKNKTKKKKSEKKVTEEEYEVEKIVDSKRIKGKLHYLIRWKGYSADNDTWEPENTLSCPELINKYNDEKENSKTKESKAEKKNNKRKAKKAPKTPAKRAKHDLDDSNADENAEYEVDRILEVRHKKNGQREFFIHWKGWSSKFDSWEPEDNLNCPELIKKFMEKVSKARSVDSRNLRVAPETTNRFTLQDPSSGRRLSKRRGQRQRVRYDNAE; encoded by the exons ATGCGGAAAATATCTAAAAGTCGCACGGATGACGATGTAGTATCTTCCACGAATGGATCTGTTGTAAACGAAGAACATTCCACCGACGCGGAACGCCAAGCTGACCCAGATGAAAAAGAGCCGGAATCAGAATCAACCGATAATGTCGAAATAAATGAGAGTGTTACTACAAGTTCCATCAAAGAATCTTCCAAGAAGGGTAAAGCAAAGAACAAGACTAAGAAAAAGAAGTCCGAAAAAAAAGTGACAGAAGAGGAATATGAG GTCGAAAAAATTGTGGATTCCAAACGAATTAAAGGTAAACTGCATTACCTCATACGTTGGAAGGGATATTCAGCTGACAATGATACATGGGAACCCGAAAATACCTTATCCTGCCCTGAGTTAATCAACAAGTATAATGATGAG AAAGAAAATTctaaaactaaagaaagtaaggctgagaaaaaaaataacaaaaggaaAGCTAAAAAAGCACCAAAGACCCCTGCTAAGCGTGCCAAACATGACTTGGATGATAGCAATGCTGATGAAAACGCAGAGTATGAG gtAGATCGTATATTAGAAGTTCGACACAAGAAAAATGGACAACGAGAATTTTTTATACACTGGAAAGGATGGTCTAGCAAGTTTGATTCTTGGGAGCCAGAAGACAACTTAAATTGCCCTGAGTTGATAAAAAAATTTATGGAAAAG GTCTCAAAAGCTCGGTCTGTTGATTCTCGAAACTTGAGAGTGGCTCCAGAAACTACAAACCGCTTTACATTACAAGACCCTTCGTCAGGGCGCAGGTTGAGCAAAAGGCGGGGACAGCGTCAGAG GGTGCGTTACGACAATGCTGAATAA
- the LOC118272327 gene encoding opsin-2, translating into MYNQTENSYYDAHFAPFKSGGPSEVEMLGAGLTGEDLAAVPEHWLAFPAPPASAHTALALLYTFFTAASLLGNGLVIFIFSTTKSLRTSSNLLILQLAILDFIMMAKAPIFIYNSAMRGFATGTVGCQIFALMGAYSGIGAGMTNACIAYDRHSTITRPLDGRLSRGKVLLMMAFVWIYSTPWALLPLFKIWGRYVPEGYLTSCTFDYLTNTFDTKLFVACIFTCSYVFPMSMIIYFYSGIVKQVFAHEAALREQAKKMNVESLRANQSSGAESAEIRIAKAALTVCFLFVASWTPYGVMALIGAFGDQQLLTPGVTMIPAVACKAVACIDPWVYAISHPKYRQELQRRMPWLQIQEPDDTVSTATSNTVSNAPPAAPA; encoded by the exons ATGTATAACCAAACTGAAAATTCCTACTACGATGCACACTTTGCAccttttaa ATCGGGAGGGCCGAGTGAGGTGGAGATGCTGGGCGCGGGACTGACGGGGGAAGACCTCGCCGCGGTGCCTGAGCACTGGCTCGCGTTCCCCGCACCTCCAGCCAGTGCCCACACCGCGCTGGCTTTGCTCTACACATTTTTTACTGCTGCCTCTCTCTTAGGAAATGGCCTagtcattttcatattttctac AACAAAGAGCTTAAGGACTTCTAGCAATCTTTTGATTCTACAATTAGCCatattagattttataatgATGGCAAAAGCTCCAATATTTATATACAACAGTGCAATGCGAGGCTTTGCCACTGGGACCGTCGGTTGTCAAATATTCGCGCTGATGGGTGCGTACAGCGGTATTGGTGCTGGCATGACTAATGCATGCATTGCCTACGACAG ACATTCAACAATCACTCGGCCCCTTGACGGACGACTTTCCCGTGGAAAAGTTCTGCTGATGATGGCATTCGTCTGGATATACAGCACACCATGGGCTCTTCTACCACTGTTCAAAATCTGGGGCAGATACGTACCTG AGGGTTATTTAACGTCCTGTACTTTCGACTACTTGACCAACACGTTCGACACAAAACTATTCGTTGCCTGCATTTTCACCTGCAGCTATGTGTTCCCTATGTCgatgattatatatttttacagtgGTATTGTAAAGCAGGTCTTTGCACATGAAGCTGCATTGAG AGAACAAGCCAAGAAGATGAACGTGGAATCGCTTAGAGCCAACCAGAGCTCAGGCGCAGAATCAGCTGAAATTCGGATAGCCAAAGCGGCTCTTACCGTGTGCTTCCTGTTTGTGGCGTCGTGGACCCCTTACGGCGTGATGGCACTTATTGGAGCTTTTGGGGACCAACAACTTCTCACACCCGGG GTTACCATGATTCCCGCTGTAGCATGCAAAGCTGTCGCCTGTATAGATCCCTGGGTTTATGCAATCAGTCATCCGAAATACAG acaAGAACTTCAGCGCCGCATGCCCTGGTTGCAAATTCAAGAACCCGATGATACTGTTTCTACCGCCACCAGCAATACAGTGTCGAATGCTCCACCTGCAGCGCCAGCATAG
- the LOC118272325 gene encoding leukocyte receptor cluster member 8 homolog isoform X2, producing MAENGPKEPPIQTVSGLPPNHNPWLYNMNMYHQYNGYHGGMYPPYYNQYFNPMVNNGGFSNNNPHQFHQNKEQKIDISHPQFSKPPPTSPLLGMSPLDTNRPFFNQSPIRFNLNNMRKPPPLPVNENPLLSNNNGPKKKRKKPNSKFNEDKTEDTNEILPPLPDHPPPLPPLPPPEIPKPPPPPIDVPLPPPVATEDIPQPPEPEEFKFTMNESISTNEAQNKNACNLFNDPDSRNNWPESLERYIKRCYEKCKSAFDRDQIDICLKGRITAAANKDEIWTRNWDEEPIPSVHSERNNLAVKPVRGTLNLYQKVENATEPHKSRGSINTRGFNGHKNSPQRRRRPSTRSRSKSRSPPRKRLSASSASGDEVDDKKIVKGKGRQKVKDRLSLDQKKNDKPYHKNTNKKKQSFDQFVVEDFQGNAEKLQKRAERFGNTGVPTIASSLQGGIKRQEPTIRRPIIQDTDGDYEINNMHIVGTCLDIEKSFLRLTRAPEACEVRPVTVLRNSLKYVKDKWVEKQDYTYTCDQLKSIRQDLTVQGIRDEFTVEVYETHARIALEKGDHEEFNQCQTQLKMLYSELPDCKSNAPEFTAYRILYYIFTKNTLDLTTIFKFLSKEDRENKCVKHALQTRCAWATGNLHKFFLLYRAAPMMAGYLMDWFVERERKQYLKYILKSYRQSVPVDFIIRELAFDSSSKAIEFLSQFKLSYTDCDQSQLDCKASLPAVQSL from the exons ATGGCTGAAAATGGTCCAAAGGAGCCTCCGATACAAACAGTAAGTGGATTGCCACCAAATCATAATCCGTGGCTCTATAACATGAATATGTACCATCAATATAATGGATATCATGGTGGTATGTATCCACCATACTACAACCAGTACTTTAACCCGATGGTTAACAATGGAggtttttctaataataatccTCATCAATTTCACCAAAACAAGGAGCAGAAGATTGATATAAGTCACCCCCAATTCTCAAAACCACCTCCAACTTCCCCTTTGCTTGGTATGTCTCCCCTTGATACCAATCGTCCATTCTTCAACCAATCTCCCATTAGGTTCAATCTCAACAATATGAGAAAGCCACCACCTCTACCTGTAAACGAAAATCCACTTCTTTCCAATAACAATGGCCCTAAAAAGAAACGCAAGAAGCCTAACAGTAAATTCAATGAGGATAAAACTGAAGACACAAATGAAATCCTGCCCCCGCTGCCTGACCATCCTCCTCCATTGCCACCCCTCCCTCCACCGGAAATCCCTAAGCCCCCTCCTCCTCCAATTGATGTACCACTGCCTCCTCCAGTGGCTACAGAAGACATACCTCAACCACCAGAACCAGAAGAGTTCAAATTCACCATGAATGAAAGTATTTCTACTAATGAGGCTCAAAACAAAAATGCCTGTAATTTATTCAATGATCCAGATTCTAGAAATAATTGGCCTGAAAGTTTAGAGAGATATATCAAAAGATGTTATGAAAAATGTAAATCTGCATTTGATCGTGATCAAATTGATATATGTCTAAAAGGAAGAATAACTGCAGCTGCCAATAAAGATGAAATATGGACTAGGAATTGGGATGAGGAACCTATTCCGAGTGTTCACAGTGAAAGAAATAATCTGGCTGTAAAGCCTGTGCGTGGCACATTAAATTTGTATCAGAAGGTAGAAAATGCTACGGAACCTCATAAAAGTCGTGGTTCAATAAACACCCGGGGTTTTAATGGTCATAAGAACTCTCCACAGCGCAGGAGACGCCCTAGCACTAGGAGCAGATCTAAGTCTCGGAGTCCTCCTAGGAAAAGGctaag CGCCTCTTCTGCTTCTGGTGATGAGGTTGAtgacaaaaaaattgtaaaaggcAAAGGGCGTCAGAAAGTTAAGGATAGACTGTCTTTAGATCAAAAGAAAAATGATAAACCTTAtcataaaaacacaaacaaaaagaaacaatcaTTTGACCAATTTGTTGTTGAAGATTTCCAGGGTAATGCTGAAAAACTGCAGAAAAGGGCTGAACGGTTTGGTAACACAGGTGTCCCTACCATAGCCAGCTCTTTACAGGGTGGAATCAAGAGACAAGAACCAACTATACGTAGACCAATTATCCAAGACACTGATGGTgactatgaaataaataacatgcACATAGTGGGCACATGTCTGGATATTGAAAAGTCATTTTTAAGATTGACAAGGGCACCAGAAGCATGTGAAGTGCGACCTGTGACAGTTTTAAGAAATTCTCTCAAATATGTTAAAGATAAATGGGTAGAAAAACAAGATTACACATATACTTGTGATCAGTTGAAATCTATCAGGCAAGATTTAACT GTACAAGGAATTCGAGATGAGTTCACTGTAGAAGTGTATGAAACACATGCACGAATTGCTCTTGAGAAGGGCGACCATGAAGAGTTTAATCAGTGTCAGACTCAGCTCAAAATGCTGTACAGTGAATTGCCTGACTGTAAAAGTAATGCTCCAGAATTTACAGCTTACAggatattgtattatattttcacaaaaaataccttAG atttaACTACAATTTTTAAGTTTCTTTCAAAGGAAGATAGAGAAAATAAGTGTGTCAAACATGCACTTCAAACAAGATGTGCGTGGGCTACAGGAAATTTACATAAATTCTTCTTGCTGTATAGAGCAGCCCCCATGATGGCAGGATATCTCATGGACTGGTTTGTTGAACGAGAACGAAAGCAGTACCTGAAATACATCTTAAAGTC CTACAGACAGAGCGTTCCTGTGGATTTCATCATTCGAGAGTTGGCGTTCGATTCAAGCTCTAAGGCAATTGAATTTCTAAGTCAATTCAAACTTTCATATACTGATTGCGATCAATCTCAATTAGATTGCAAAGCCAGTCTTCCAGCTGTTCAAAGTCTTTAA
- the LOC118272329 gene encoding uncharacterized protein C16orf52 homolog A, which translates to MDKLTVISGTLFMAADVFAIVSLAMPDWIITEVGGDTRLGLMWSCITLYNRPQVCYTPDLQPEWLLALICIFIGCICITTTVILLASSHFDRNVIPYARWVGFAAMVVFCLAAVIFPMGFHVDEIGGQPYQLPNSHQVGISYILFVLSLWITVISELFAGKVCLPHF; encoded by the exons ATGGATAAATTAACAGTTATATCAGGTACTTTATTTATGGCAGCTGATGTTTTTGCCATCGTAAGTCTTGCAATGCCCGACTGGATCATAACTGAAGTTGGAG GTGACACAAGACTTGGTTTGATGTGGTCCTGTATCACTCTCTACAACCGGCCTCAAGTCTGTTATACTCCAGACCTACAACCCGAGTGGCTGCTTGCTTTAATTTGCATATTTATTGGATGTATATGCATAACAACTACTGTGATTTTGCTAGCATCTAGCCATTTTGATAGAAATGTGATACCATATGCCCGTTGGGTTGGATTTGCAGCAA TGGTGGTGTTTTGCTTAGCAGCAGTTATATTCCCAATGGGTTTCCATGTGGATGAAATTGGAGGACAGCCATACCAACTACCAAACAGCCACCAAGTTGGCATAtcatacattttgtttgttttgtctcTCTGGATTACTGTGATATCTGAATTATTTGCAGGCAAGGTTTGCCTGCCTcatttttag
- the LOC118272330 gene encoding vacuolar protein sorting-associated protein 8 homolog produces the protein MDLLKTPSVQSLLDSDLESVESLQYLDIEELDEVEYALPASEAPTLAEVLSTEEEEVQNSETKYIEDTAACSALQVEFLQGISQQLLQAQDRSSAGAATALSVGNDSKLTVGTAHGHLLSFHEQTLRWVCDLNTDRGAVSCLAYNQDCTRLLAGYARGLICQYESVQGTILRRVTLGGELWGTLRVTWAGTSGLALDTGGSVWLIKFSRPLGVRSARSSCLFSGARGEVVAMAARDARILALATLSRVIIVAGGRAAGLRLTGPPDTLPVLEWSETDERVLVCGRSITLQWLSLTITGSSICLKPIQKVVLTTTPLWLGWLGGNLAIFDSDENLRLWGEDYNKPLDLSHMEPVYASSFFKGHWTDGRVSRAMCTAGVSALGGACVSAGTLSLLGRRGIVRVRPRHLLARAQAFLASGRHLNALRLLCSAQGAEAKSVANQFIDNISERPYILTNKQVADQTVKLCLKYNLRDELWNRLWEQCSNEKAFVESIAEAAARGELSTAELSPSPDSTQALIEKLAEFEPDLVERVIASLPLTSIDPHRASVLTREKGLWRAVGAIAAALGGGSGAMRSLAAHVGACGGAVAGRCAGGRCAGAALVVAAADALAGRGAAGRPLPQHARPSARHDALHALLACDENENGGRSPLRIMVEHDAAAAVRLLEQSARDPPFVGPLGKQNKLRVARALLSFARDLPETDDRADILEFLTGQLNSNALPSDQEVINSLRELAAITNCERADRAWLTIITRGRAQSELLEEQYMAADQRPRVLWRIDALLGRHERALVQFFNITSPSNTDIDELFEFLRPLMDGNDDSKKLFESYLPEIIKLRPRAAACLAGEYLAEIGASILQTLSNEQAIEFGQSLLEAGHLHGDAAAAHLRNLCRHRPEDVRSFLSDNVGILRPEEALMIVRTEGPAEAEPFCLEAVGDPGAALDAILRLALKTDDEQTSSRLVTEAGELCSRAASTVPPGAAADMWARLLRQLRAPPPALLLEAAAYLPPEDTLRGACEAPAVALALLACAASRRAAWQCTARAAAREAHTALARALAAARRGVAVRGRCVRCARRLAERAAVRTGHCARATHADCEAEQCCGQCGRRVPTDSVTLAARAPRRRSPQRDSGLMMITPPGLDLNGA, from the exons ATGGATTTATTAAAAACGCCATCGGTTCAGTCTTTACTAGACTCCGACTTGGAATCAGTAGAAAGTCTTCAGTATTTGGATATTGAGGAg ctgGATGAAGTTGAATATGCTTTGCCTGCAAGTGAGGCTCCTACACTAGCTGAAGTATTATCTACTGAAGAGGAAGAAGTTCAAAACAGTGAAACTAAATATATTGAAGATACTGCTGCTTGTTCAGCACTACAAGTAGAATTTTTGCAGGGTATATCACAGCAGCTCTTACAAGCACAA GATCGGTCATCAGCGGGTGCCGCAACTGCACTTAGTGTGGGAAATGATTCAAAATTGACTGTAGGAACAGCACACGGCCATCTACTTTCATTTCATGAACAAACTTTAAGATGGGTCTGTGATTTAAATACTGACAGAGGAGCAGTATCATGTCTGGCATATAATCAAGATTGCACACGACTTCTTGCGGGTTACGCGAGAGGGCTTATATGCCAATACGAAAGTGTTCAAGGAACTATACTGCGACGAGTCACTTTGGGAGGGGAATTGTGGGGTACTTTACGTGTCACATGGGCTGGCACGTCTGGACTGGCCCTCGACACTGGCGGATCTGTTTGGTTGATTAAATTCTCGAGGCCTTTAGGAGTGAGATCTGCTCGTTCTTCATGCCTGTTTTCGGGAGCTCGAGGAGAAGTTGTAGCAATGGCTGCGCGAGACGCTCGTATTTTAGCACTTGCGACGCTATCACGAGTTATTATAGTGGCAGGAGGCCGAGCTGCGGGATTACGGCTTACCGGCCCTCCGGATACTCTGCCAGTTCTAGAGTGGAGCGAAACAGACGAGCGGGTGTTAGTATGTGGACGTTCTATAACTCTACAATGGCTGTCACTGACCATAACCGGATCATCTATATGTTTGAAGCCAATCCAGAAAGTCGTACTGACGACAACTCCATTATGGCTTGGCTGGTTAGGAGGTAATCTCGCTATTTTCGACTCAGATGAAAATTTAAGGTTGTGGGGGGAGGACTATAATAAGCCTTTGGATCTTTCACATATGGAACCAGTTTACGCATCATCCTTTTTCAAG GGCCACTGGACGGACGGGCGTGTGTCTCGTGCGATGTGTACGGCGGGCGTGAGCGCTCTCGGCGGCGCGTGCGTGTCGGCCGGCACGCTGTCCTTGTTAGGGCGGCGCGGCATCGTCCGCGTACGACCGAGGCATTTACTTGCGAGGGCACAAGCCTTCTTGGCTTCTGGGCGACACCTGAACGCATTACGTCTTCTGTGTTCTGCACAGGGAGCAGAAGCAAAGTCCGTCGCTAACCAATTTATAGACAACATTTCTGAAAGACCCTATATCTTGACTAACAAGCAAGTTGCCGATCAAACTGTGAAGTTATGCTTGAAGTATAATTTAAG gGATGAATTGTGGAATCGTTTATGGGAGCAGTGTTCAAATGAAAAAGCATTCGTTGAATCCATAGCTGAGGCAGCAGCTCGCGGAGAATTATCAACGGCAGAGTTATCACCTTCACCGGATTCTACTCAG GCACTTATTGAGAAGCTGGCGGAGTTTGAACCAGACCTTGTAGAGCGCGTTATAGCGTCATTGCCCCTCACGTCCATCGACCCGCACCGGGCGAGTGTCCTCACAAGAGAGAAAGGCCTGTGGCGGGCGGTCGGTGCAATCGCGGCAGCACTCG GCGGAGGTAGCGGGGCAATGCGGAGCCTGGCGGCGCACGTGGGCGCGTGCGGCGGCGCGGTTGCCGGGCGGTGCGCGGGCGGGCGGTGCGCGGGCGCCGCGCTGGTGGTGGCGGCGGCCGACGCGCTGGCGGGCCGCGGCGCCGCCGGCCGCCCGCTGCCGCAGCACGCGCGCCCCTCCGCCCGCCACGACGCGCTGCACGCGCTGCTGGCTTGTGATGAG AACGAGAACGGGGGACGATCTCCTTTAAGAATAATGGTAGAGCACGACGCGGCGGCTGCAGTACGGCTTCTCGAGCAGAGCGCCCGCGACCCGCCTTTCGTGGGCCCGCTcggcaaacaaaacaaactacgAGTAGCACGTGCCTTGCTAAGTTTTGCAAGGGATTTACCA GAAACTGATGACCGTGCCGATATATTGGAATTTTTAACTGGACAGTTGAATTCCAACGCACTTCCAAGCGACCAAGAAGTTATTAACAGTCTTCGGGAACTGGCCGCTATAACTAATTGCGAGCGGGCCGATCGTGCGTGGTTGACAATCATAACTAGAGGACGTGCACAAAGTGAACTCCTTGAAGAACAGTACATGGCTGCTGACCAACGCCCGCGGGTTTTGTGGCGTATAGATGCATTATTGGGTCGACATGAACGCGCCCTTGTACAGTTTTTTAACATAACGTCTCCATCCAATACTGATATAGATGAACTATTTGAATTTCTCCGTCCTCTAATGGATGGAAATGATGATTCTAAGAAATTATTTGAATCATATCTCCCAGAAATTATTAAACTCAGACCGAGGGCTGCAGCCTGCTTAGCCGGCGAATATCTGGCCGAAATCGGTGCTTCGATTTTACAAACGTTATCTAACGAACAGGCCATTGAATTCGGTCAGAGTCTCCTGGAGGCGGGGCATCTGCACGGTGATGCCGCAGCTGCACACTTAAGAAATCTTTGCCGTCATCGCCCTGAAGATGTTCGATCATTTCTATCCGATAACGTGGGTATTTTACGCCCAGAAGAGGCACTGATGATAGTACGTACCGAAGGCCCGGCCGAAGCAGAACCGTTTTGTCTCGAAGCAGTCGGTGACCCGGGTGCAGCTCTCGATGCGATTTTACGACTCGCCCTCAAAACCGACGACGAGCAGACGTCTTCGCGTCTGGTGACCGAGGCCGGCGAGCTATGTTCTCGTGCGGCATCCACCGTCCCGCCGGGCGCCGCGGCCGACATGTGGGCGCGCCTGCTGCGCCAGctgcgcgcgccgccgcccgcgctgcTGCTGGAGGCCGCCGCCTACCTGCCGCCCGAGGACACGCTGCGCGGCGCCTGCGAGGCGCCGGCCGTGGCGCTGGCGCTGCTGGCTTGCGCCGCCAGCCGCCGCGCCGCGTGGCAGTGcacggcgcgggcggcggcgcgcgagGCGCACACGGCGCTGGCGCGGGcgctggcggcggcgcggcgcggcgtggcGGTGCGCGGGCGCTGCGTGCGCTGCGCGCGGCGGCTGGCGGAGCGCGCGGCGGTGCGCACGGGGCACTGCGCGCGCGCCACGCACGCGGACTGCGAGGCGGAGCAGTGCTGCGGCCAGTGCGGCCGGCGCGTGCCCACGGACTCGGTGACGCTGGCCgcgcgcgcgccccgccgccgctCTCCGCAGCGCGACTCGGGCTTAATGATGATAACTCCACCCGGGCTCGATCTCAATGGTGCGTAG
- the LOC118272325 gene encoding leukocyte receptor cluster member 8 homolog isoform X1, which translates to MAENGPKEPPIQTVSGLPPNHNPWLYNMNMYHQYNGYHGGMYPPYYNQYFNPMVNNGGFSNNNPHQFHQNKEQKIDISHPQFSKPPPTSPLLGMSPLDTNRPFFNQSPIRFNLNNMRKPPPLPVNENPLLSNNNGPKKKRKKPNSKFNEDKTEDTNEILPPLPDHPPPLPPLPPPEIPKPPPPPIDVPLPPPVATEDIPQPPEPEEFKFTMNESISTNEAQNKNACNLFNDPDSRNNWPESLERYIKRCYEKCKSAFDRDQIDICLKGRITAAANKDEIWTRNWDEEPIPSVHSERNNLAVKPVRGTLNLYQKVENATEPHKSRGSINTRGFNGHKNSPQRRRRPSTRSRSKSRSPPRKRLSASSASGDEVDDKKIVKGKGRQKVKDRLSLDQKKNDKPYHKNTNKKKQSFDQFVVEDFQGNAEKLQKRAERFGNTGVPTIASSLQGGIKRQEPTIRRPIIQDTDGDYEINNMHIVGTCLDIEKSFLRLTRAPEACEVRPVTVLRNSLKYVKDKWVEKQDYTYTCDQLKSIRQDLTVQGIRDEFTVEVYETHARIALEKGDHEEFNQCQTQLKMLYSELPDCKSNAPEFTAYRILYYIFTKNTLDLTTIFKFLSKEDRENKCVKHALQTRCAWATGNLHKFFLLYRAAPMMAGYLMDWFVERERKQYLKYILKSYVLYFFTNLLFHIGAMRYAAYIHTVRSVNCFLFSYHYKPIKFQFICKNKYFHNVN; encoded by the exons ATGGCTGAAAATGGTCCAAAGGAGCCTCCGATACAAACAGTAAGTGGATTGCCACCAAATCATAATCCGTGGCTCTATAACATGAATATGTACCATCAATATAATGGATATCATGGTGGTATGTATCCACCATACTACAACCAGTACTTTAACCCGATGGTTAACAATGGAggtttttctaataataatccTCATCAATTTCACCAAAACAAGGAGCAGAAGATTGATATAAGTCACCCCCAATTCTCAAAACCACCTCCAACTTCCCCTTTGCTTGGTATGTCTCCCCTTGATACCAATCGTCCATTCTTCAACCAATCTCCCATTAGGTTCAATCTCAACAATATGAGAAAGCCACCACCTCTACCTGTAAACGAAAATCCACTTCTTTCCAATAACAATGGCCCTAAAAAGAAACGCAAGAAGCCTAACAGTAAATTCAATGAGGATAAAACTGAAGACACAAATGAAATCCTGCCCCCGCTGCCTGACCATCCTCCTCCATTGCCACCCCTCCCTCCACCGGAAATCCCTAAGCCCCCTCCTCCTCCAATTGATGTACCACTGCCTCCTCCAGTGGCTACAGAAGACATACCTCAACCACCAGAACCAGAAGAGTTCAAATTCACCATGAATGAAAGTATTTCTACTAATGAGGCTCAAAACAAAAATGCCTGTAATTTATTCAATGATCCAGATTCTAGAAATAATTGGCCTGAAAGTTTAGAGAGATATATCAAAAGATGTTATGAAAAATGTAAATCTGCATTTGATCGTGATCAAATTGATATATGTCTAAAAGGAAGAATAACTGCAGCTGCCAATAAAGATGAAATATGGACTAGGAATTGGGATGAGGAACCTATTCCGAGTGTTCACAGTGAAAGAAATAATCTGGCTGTAAAGCCTGTGCGTGGCACATTAAATTTGTATCAGAAGGTAGAAAATGCTACGGAACCTCATAAAAGTCGTGGTTCAATAAACACCCGGGGTTTTAATGGTCATAAGAACTCTCCACAGCGCAGGAGACGCCCTAGCACTAGGAGCAGATCTAAGTCTCGGAGTCCTCCTAGGAAAAGGctaag CGCCTCTTCTGCTTCTGGTGATGAGGTTGAtgacaaaaaaattgtaaaaggcAAAGGGCGTCAGAAAGTTAAGGATAGACTGTCTTTAGATCAAAAGAAAAATGATAAACCTTAtcataaaaacacaaacaaaaagaaacaatcaTTTGACCAATTTGTTGTTGAAGATTTCCAGGGTAATGCTGAAAAACTGCAGAAAAGGGCTGAACGGTTTGGTAACACAGGTGTCCCTACCATAGCCAGCTCTTTACAGGGTGGAATCAAGAGACAAGAACCAACTATACGTAGACCAATTATCCAAGACACTGATGGTgactatgaaataaataacatgcACATAGTGGGCACATGTCTGGATATTGAAAAGTCATTTTTAAGATTGACAAGGGCACCAGAAGCATGTGAAGTGCGACCTGTGACAGTTTTAAGAAATTCTCTCAAATATGTTAAAGATAAATGGGTAGAAAAACAAGATTACACATATACTTGTGATCAGTTGAAATCTATCAGGCAAGATTTAACT GTACAAGGAATTCGAGATGAGTTCACTGTAGAAGTGTATGAAACACATGCACGAATTGCTCTTGAGAAGGGCGACCATGAAGAGTTTAATCAGTGTCAGACTCAGCTCAAAATGCTGTACAGTGAATTGCCTGACTGTAAAAGTAATGCTCCAGAATTTACAGCTTACAggatattgtattatattttcacaaaaaataccttAG atttaACTACAATTTTTAAGTTTCTTTCAAAGGAAGATAGAGAAAATAAGTGTGTCAAACATGCACTTCAAACAAGATGTGCGTGGGCTACAGGAAATTTACATAAATTCTTCTTGCTGTATAGAGCAGCCCCCATGATGGCAGGATATCTCATGGACTGGTTTGTTGAACGAGAACGAAAGCAGTACCTGAAATACATCTTAAAGTCGTAcgtcctttatttttttacaaatttactATTCCATATTGGGGCTATGCGTTATGCcgcttacatacatacagtgcGATCTGTGAATTGCTTTCTATTTTCATATCATTATAAACCCATAAAATTTCAATTCATTTGCAAAAACAAGtattttcataatgttaattAA